Proteins encoded by one window of Lasioglossum baleicum chromosome 4, iyLasBale1, whole genome shotgun sequence:
- the LOC143208291 gene encoding prostaglandin reductase 1 isoform X1 produces MFIIKLQRSVTTVTKSFCEVYRAQFSTMVKAKKFVLVKHFQGEPKPTDLQLVEEELPPLQNDEFLVEAEFLSVDPYMRPYTLRYPTGITMIGSQVAKIIESKNSEFPVGRKIVGDLGWRTHTILNPRNFSDANVTSRKPMLVPDLGNLSSSLCLGALGMPGNTAYFGLLEICTPRKGETLVVSGAAGAVGSHVGQIGKHVVGMNVIGIAGSDEKCKWLVDELGFDHAINYKTENVKTALKKAAPKGVDCYFDNVGGDISSIVIYQMNPYGRVSVCGSISTYNEDPASLPKTTILQPSLVFNQLKIEGFIVTRWNKRWMEGILKNLQWIQEGKIKTRESVTKGFENMFEAFSGMLKGKNTGKAIVQV; encoded by the exons atgtttat TATAAAACTTCAACGGTCAGTTACAACCGTTACGAAATCATTTTGCGAAGTTTACCGAGCACAGTTCAGTACAATGGTGAAGGCAAAAAAGTTTGTGCTAGTGAAACATTTCCAAGGGGAGCCAAAGCCGACGGATCTACAATTAGTGGAAGAAGAACTACCTCCTCTTCAAAATGacg AATTTCTGGTCGAGGCAGAATTCCTTTCAGTGGATCCTTACATGCGCCCATACACTCTAAGATATCCAACAGGAATTACAATGATTGGTTCACAAGTGGCTAAAATAATAGAGTCTAAGAATTCAGAGTTTCCAGTGGGAAGAAAAATTGTTGGTGACTTGGGATGGAGAACACATACAATTTTGAATCCTCGGAACTTCTCTGATGCAAATGTGACATCACGGAAGCCAATGCTTGTGCCAGACCTTGGGAATCTTTCATCGTCTTTATGTTTAGGAGCTTTAGGAATGCCAGG AAATACGGCATACTTTGGTTTGTTAGAGATTTGTACACCAAGAAAAGGTGAGACACTTGTTGTAAGTGGAGCTGCAGGAGCTGTTGGGTCCCATGTTGGTCAGATAGGAAAACATGTAGTTGGGATGAATGTTATTGGTATTGCTGGTTCcgacgaaaaatgtaaatggTTGGTTGATGAGCTTGGCTTTGATCATGCCATTAACTACAAAACTGAGAACGTTAAAACTGCATTGAAAAAAGCAGCACCGAAAGGAGTTGATTGTTACTTTGACAAT GTGGGTGGAGACATTTCCAGCATAGTTATCTATCAAATGAACCCGTACGGCCGTGTTTCCGTATGCGGAAGTATTTCTACTTACAATGAAGATCCTGCGTCATTGCCAAAAACGACTATACTTCAGCCTTCTCTTGTGTTCAACCAGTTAAAAATAGAAGGTTTTATTGTTACGCGTTGGAACAAACGTTGGATGGAAGGTATACTGAAAAATCTTCAATGGATACAGGAAGGGAAAATTAAAACTCGTGAATCTGTCACGAAAGGTTTTGAAAATATGTTTGAAGCATTTTCTGGTATGCTAAAAGGTAAAAATACTGGTAAAGCTATTGTGCAAGtttaa
- the LOC143208291 gene encoding prostaglandin reductase 1 isoform X2, with translation MVKAKKFVLVKHFQGEPKPTDLQLVEEELPPLQNDEFLVEAEFLSVDPYMRPYTLRYPTGITMIGSQVAKIIESKNSEFPVGRKIVGDLGWRTHTILNPRNFSDANVTSRKPMLVPDLGNLSSSLCLGALGMPGNTAYFGLLEICTPRKGETLVVSGAAGAVGSHVGQIGKHVVGMNVIGIAGSDEKCKWLVDELGFDHAINYKTENVKTALKKAAPKGVDCYFDNVGGDISSIVIYQMNPYGRVSVCGSISTYNEDPASLPKTTILQPSLVFNQLKIEGFIVTRWNKRWMEGILKNLQWIQEGKIKTRESVTKGFENMFEAFSGMLKGKNTGKAIVQV, from the exons ATGGTGAAGGCAAAAAAGTTTGTGCTAGTGAAACATTTCCAAGGGGAGCCAAAGCCGACGGATCTACAATTAGTGGAAGAAGAACTACCTCCTCTTCAAAATGacg AATTTCTGGTCGAGGCAGAATTCCTTTCAGTGGATCCTTACATGCGCCCATACACTCTAAGATATCCAACAGGAATTACAATGATTGGTTCACAAGTGGCTAAAATAATAGAGTCTAAGAATTCAGAGTTTCCAGTGGGAAGAAAAATTGTTGGTGACTTGGGATGGAGAACACATACAATTTTGAATCCTCGGAACTTCTCTGATGCAAATGTGACATCACGGAAGCCAATGCTTGTGCCAGACCTTGGGAATCTTTCATCGTCTTTATGTTTAGGAGCTTTAGGAATGCCAGG AAATACGGCATACTTTGGTTTGTTAGAGATTTGTACACCAAGAAAAGGTGAGACACTTGTTGTAAGTGGAGCTGCAGGAGCTGTTGGGTCCCATGTTGGTCAGATAGGAAAACATGTAGTTGGGATGAATGTTATTGGTATTGCTGGTTCcgacgaaaaatgtaaatggTTGGTTGATGAGCTTGGCTTTGATCATGCCATTAACTACAAAACTGAGAACGTTAAAACTGCATTGAAAAAAGCAGCACCGAAAGGAGTTGATTGTTACTTTGACAAT GTGGGTGGAGACATTTCCAGCATAGTTATCTATCAAATGAACCCGTACGGCCGTGTTTCCGTATGCGGAAGTATTTCTACTTACAATGAAGATCCTGCGTCATTGCCAAAAACGACTATACTTCAGCCTTCTCTTGTGTTCAACCAGTTAAAAATAGAAGGTTTTATTGTTACGCGTTGGAACAAACGTTGGATGGAAGGTATACTGAAAAATCTTCAATGGATACAGGAAGGGAAAATTAAAACTCGTGAATCTGTCACGAAAGGTTTTGAAAATATGTTTGAAGCATTTTCTGGTATGCTAAAAGGTAAAAATACTGGTAAAGCTATTGTGCAAGtttaa